The following are from one region of the Desulfobotulus pelophilus genome:
- a CDS encoding DUF5713 family protein, translating to MSITNETMKSYKFLNDMYQDSYFPKNLVEKGEKILIQLCLEIEKTKPENLEDLYKLTHASTEKFNSLAEEFEAADSEIETAARDCIGMDFQAIAEAYGFSADSEELIATRDW from the coding sequence ATGAGCATCACGAATGAAACGATGAAAAGCTATAAGTTTTTAAATGATATGTATCAAGACTCATATTTTCCTAAAAATTTGGTAGAAAAAGGCGAAAAAATTCTTATTCAGTTATGCCTTGAGATTGAAAAAACAAAACCAGAAAATTTAGAGGATCTTTATAAATTAACTCACGCTTCAACTGAAAAATTTAACAGCCTTGCGGAAGAGTTTGAAGCGGCTGACAGTGAAATTGAAACCGCTGCGCGTGATTGTATTGGCATGGATTTCCAAGCAATTGCAGAAGCCTATGGATTTTCCGCAGATTCAGAGGAGCTAATAGCGACGAGAGATTGGTAA